The window GTGATCAGGAGAACAAGCACAAGCTGAGACTCGCGTCATCGTCAACTCACCAGTCCCAGAAGCTCCAGTGCTTTCTTTCCGCTATCTACAGTCGTGACTGCCACAGAAGAAGAAGCCGGCGAGTTTCATCAGAACAAGCACGAGCATGTGAACAAAAAGGAGGGAATTTGCCACAGAGAACAGCGTCTACCTCTGTACTTGGAGCTCCGAAGAAGCCTTGCGATCACCGCCCGGTCGACCGAGCTATCGTCCACAGCGAGGACATGGATCTGCCGGTCTGCAGCTCCTCCGCCACAGGCCTTCGGTCCCCTCGGCGACGACATGTCAACCAACGCCCGCACCCACGCGACTCGACGGAACAGGAAGGGAGAAAGAAGATAATGGAATCGAGGACAGAGGAGGCCCAGGTCACCCGCACCGCTAATGTACAAGTTCTCAACGACACGGTATAtaaaaaggagagaaagaagaagaacaggCGAAGCATCGACCAGGAGAGAATAAAGAGCAGGAAATCCCCACCAGGCCACCAAATCCCCGCCCCCAAGAATCCCAAGGCGCACTGCGCCCAAAGTCCACCTCCCGCCCCCAAATCCCACCCTCCACTCTCCACCACAAATCTACCTCCCCTCGCCCCGCGGGGCCCGACCTCCATCTCACGCGATCTCCACCCGATCTCCTCGCCCCCCCCTTCGCATCATAAAACACGGGACGGAGTAGAAAAAGTCCACGCATCCCTCACCGGCAAATAAAAAACGTGGAATAAATATCCCGAAGAAATATTATAACGTCACTGCCATATCTGTGGATATCGTATCGGTATCTGCCCAGAGGACGTATATCGTATCTTGATAAAAGTATAGGAAGGGGATGGGCGAGATCTCTGGACGAGTACCGAGGGAGATCTCTTCGGAACTCAGTCTATTATCTTAATCATAATTGTTCTTACGGAGGCTGGTGCGTCAGATAGCAGATAATATTTGGGTAGGATTAGGAgtggggaggagggaggagatatTCTTCGGGAAGCGTATCGGTTGCAGCGATCGACAGAGATCTTTTGCCCCCACCAAAAGATGGGACGGTGAGCAAACGAGGAAAGATTCGTCTGGAAAAGGAGATCTCCACATTTACTTCCCTCCGCCAGGTAATTCCCGGTTCGGACCGATGGATGATCGTCGAACCGGACCGACAATCCGATTCGACCGGAGTTTTTCCTCGTCGACTGACTGGAATCGACCGGGTTCCTGGTCCGATTGAGCCGGCGGGTGAACCGAGGAATATTGAGACCGCGGCACGTGACGGACTGATCACGTGCCCCGCGGGCTGCTCTGGGAAGCTCTTCAGCCACGCGTTCCGGTGGCGGTTCTCGGTGAGGGAGAAGGCATGTGTGTTGCGCTGAATCGCCCCTGAAAACCTTCGCGAGGTGTCACGTAGCGAATCCACGTCACCCATATATTTTCATGGGTGATCCAACTTCGTATCAGTGTAGCACGAGTAACGTTACCAAATCTGAATGAGATAATTACTTTATCCTTATGAAAAATGCCATTTATTTAGACCCAATTGTCCAAATAAATATAtgctaattaaaaaatatatactaataatttttaatttttaatattttattaattaattatattcaatttttttaagaaaaataaatgacGAAATGCTGTTATATTAAATTTTGCTGACACCCTCAGCCATAATTAGATTCGGATTTTAGTTTTATTGCAGTGAGATGAGTGAGTGTTTTGTGTTCGGTCGTTTTGACTCTCAGTGCATTAATAACCTTTCTGTTATAATGTTACTATCATTATGCGTTAGGAGGAGCGTTGCAACATAAGGCAGACAATGCAGTGAATGATCACATTATATGTCACCTTCTGGGCTACCCAAATATTTATATCAAATCCTATGCAGAGATTGCACAGATGTCATACTCTCCTCATATGGCTAAACAATCCGAAAGAAACAGCAGAAGAATGAGAAGCTGTGGAAGGATGTGATTCTGATGCAAGCTTTGTATCTAAGTTCTATAAAGTCAAGTCCACCTTAAGGAAACCAATCAAATGACAAGAGAAAAATGCCCTGCCATCATTCAAATCTTCAAaccccacaaaaaaaaaaaaaaattattacttttCATTAGTCTTTGACTTAAGGCACACAGACAGTATTGTAAAGGTATCAGAGATTGCAAATCTACAGACAGATTATATTGATGAAGCTTCTCCTTTGCATCTGGATTTGTTTTAGAGTCAACGCTGATGGAATGTCAACTAAAGTTGCTTGAGCACCACCGCATGAGCTGACTTCGATTTAATTAGTCAGATGGAATAATAGGTTGACAAACTCGATGATAGGGGGTTCCGATGCTCCCTTGCTTTGTCTTTGTGGAAGTCAACCTCTATGATGGAACATCAAGAATCTGGAGGTTGCAGCTGACCACCGTGCAAGATTGGTGGCTCCGAGCGACGGCAAAGATAAGGAAGGATGCCATTGGGATGGATGGAGGTGGTGGTCTATAGAATAAGTTAGACTGGTCTCATGTGAGCATCCATCCATTTACCTTAAGCACAAGGGATAAGCTTGAGCTAGCAGAGAATCAAGATGGTGATGACAAGTGTACCAtcttgatatatacatatatgctgcACACACAATGAATGATACATGTCAAATATCAAATTCtttgattccattaacttaagcatcaaatAGTTATTTATTAATTGACACTAAGCTCCGATGCTAGACTCGATGTATCAATCACTTGGAACTTCCAAATCAATCGACAAGAAACTTAGTTATAATTCTGAACTATTGACATGTTgaataatatgtataaatagtaaTAACTATAACACTCAACTAAAGTGAAAAGAAATTTTGATGTTAAAGATTTAATATCATACTAGTCATTAATTTGATAGgtcaaaatatttatatataaattagtaATATTAGATTCATCTAATTTTACAAGGTAAAATAATATATGGGCTTCTTGGGCTGCCATATGGGCTTCTTAATGGCTCTCAATGCTCAGTCTAATTGAACAAAATGCTAAGCTCTGACTCCTTGCCATGGCTTCCACCTCTTTCCCGTTCTACCATAATTGCGAAGGCCCCTTGGCCTCCGTAGCAGCCTCCCTCCTCCAGGGTTGCGCCTCCTCGACCGGCGGTACCCTTCGCAAGGCTCGCCAACTCCACGCCCTCATCGTCGTCGCCACCCCCCGCGGGTCCTCTCCCTTCCTCTTCAACAACCTCCTCTCCCTCTACGTGAAATGCGGCGCCCTCAGCCACGCCCGCAAGCTCTTCGACGCAATGCCCAGCAGAAACCTCGTCTCCTACAACGCGATGATTGCCGCCTACTCTTGGTACCCCCCCGGCGCTCATTCTGCTTTCCAGATCTTCCGGGAGTCGCGCCTCGCCGGCCTCGGGCCTGGCGCTTCCACGCTTTCTAGCCTCATCCGCGCTGCTGCTGCTCTTCGGGAGCCTCTGCTGAGCCGCACCTTGCACTCCGTAGTCGTCAGACATGGTCTCCTGAACAATGTGTGTGTTCAAACTGCGCTTCTCGGGATGTACTCTGACAGCGGAAGTCCTGAAGCTGCCGAGAGCATCTTTTCTGAGATGGGCGAGGGAGATGTCGTCGCTTGGAATGCTATAATACTAAGCAACGTCAAGCATGGCAAGATCGAGCAGGGTTTGCGGCATTTTTTCCGCATGATCGAGACAGGCTTGGTGCCCGACAATTCCACGTTTTCTATAGTTTTCAATGCTTGTGGGAGCCTGGAGAACCCAAATAGAGGGCGTATCGTGCATGCAAAGATGATCAAATCAGAAATGGAACCCGATATCCCGTTGCAGAATGCACTGATCAGCATGTATTCTAGCTGTGGAGACATGACAACGGCATTACTAGTTTTTGAGAGGATCGAGAAGCCAGGCTTGGTCTCGTGGAACTCAGTTATTGCTGGTTACTCAGATGTCGGTGAAGGAGAGAAGGCCATGGAAGTATTCATCGAATTGCAAACTCTTTCCTTTTATGGAGGGCCATGCCCCGATGAGTATACGGTTGCCACTGTTGTTTCTGCTACTGCTACTTTACCCTCTATATGCTACGGGAAGCCTCTTCATGCCCACGCTATAAAATCAGGGTTGGAATTTAGTATATTTGTGGGAAATACGCTGATCAACATGTACTTTATCAATGATGATCCCTACTCTGCTCGGAAACTGTTCATTTGCATTCAGATTAAAGATGTCATAATTTGGACTGAAATGGTTGTTGGTCATTCGAGATTGGGTGAGGGTGAGTTGG of the Musa acuminata AAA Group cultivar baxijiao chromosome BXJ2-10, Cavendish_Baxijiao_AAA, whole genome shotgun sequence genome contains:
- the LOC135625896 gene encoding pentatricopeptide repeat-containing protein At3g50420-like translates to MASTSFPFYHNCEGPLASVAASLLQGCASSTGGTLRKARQLHALIVVATPRGSSPFLFNNLLSLYVKCGALSHARKLFDAMPSRNLVSYNAMIAAYSWYPPGAHSAFQIFRESRLAGLGPGASTLSSLIRAAAALREPLLSRTLHSVVVRHGLLNNVCVQTALLGMYSDSGSPEAAESIFSEMGEGDVVAWNAIILSNVKHGKIEQGLRHFFRMIETGLVPDNSTFSIVFNACGSLENPNRGRIVHAKMIKSEMEPDIPLQNALISMYSSCGDMTTALLVFERIEKPGLVSWNSVIAGYSDVGEGEKAMEVFIELQTLSFYGGPCPDEYTVATVVSATATLPSICYGKPLHAHAIKSGLEFSIFVGNTLINMYFINDDPYSARKLFICIQIKDVIIWTEMVVGHSRLGEGELAMKYFYHMLEEDHKVDSFSLSSALNSSADLAVLKQGEMIHSQVVKAGYEANLCVCGSLVDMYAKNGNLESARSVFYRIKDPDLKCWNSLIGGYGNYGNAEQAFELFNKMVKKGLQPDHVTYLSLLSTCSHSGMVERGRFYWFCMTADGIMPAFKHYTCMVNLLSRSGLLQEAEGFVMRSHFSKSPELWRILLSSCVIFRNLEIGVHAAEKVLISEPDDSPTYILLSNLYASLGRWDAVAGMRKQFRGLMVEKEPGLSWIEIKNAVHAFSADDNTHVHINECRNELLRLQGNLVGSKSPDLQLFDSMIC